In one Populus nigra chromosome 12, ddPopNigr1.1, whole genome shotgun sequence genomic region, the following are encoded:
- the LOC133669022 gene encoding serine carboxypeptidase-like 12, with protein MAKQCLPFLLLLQVWLQLAAAHTIVKFLPGFKGPLPFHLETGYVGVDEAEDVQLFFYFIKSQRNSKDDLLLLWLTGGPGCSAFCGLVFEIGPISFEVKEYNGSLPTLVLNPYSWTQVSSIIFLDLPVRTGFSYARTPLALQRSDFKQVSHAEQFLRKWLMDHQEFLASPIYIAGDRTCCHFIFLYQHETPRNSYEAFNLYCRDTYILGNPITDPTFDFNSRIPFAHGMGLISDELHESLKKSCAGEYQTIKPSNAECLKNVGAFDKCISDIEDSHILERKYNDPLSFNKAITEEKIEAMNEEIHAIEKNDTWKLTHPPENKKAIGVKRVYKTKAKLVDKGYKQREGHVLVTYWANDDNVRKALHVREGSIEEWKRCNYKLPYTYEIKSSIKYHIDLGIKGYRRLIYSGDHDMEAPFLGTQAWIRSLNYSIVDDWQPWHYQGQVAGYTRTYSSQLTFATVKGGGHTAPAYRPAECFAMFRRWIIQEHL; from the exons ATGGCCAAACAatgccttccttttcttttgctattACAGGTTTGGTTACAACTTGCTGCCGCCCACACCATTGTTAAATTTCTTCCTGGGTTTAAGGGGCCCCTTCCTTTCCACCTTGAAACAGG GTATGTTGGAGTGGATGAAGCGGAGGATGTGCAGCTCTTCTTCTACTTCATCAAGTCCCAGAGGAATTCTAAAGACGACCTTCTCTTGCTTTGGCTAACTGGTGGCCCCGGCTGCTCTGCCTTCTGTGGTCTTGTTTTCGAAATCG GTCCAATAAGTTTTGAGGTAAAGGAGTACAATGGGAGCTTACCTACATTGGTTTTGAATCCATACTCATGGACACAG GTCTCcagcataatatttttagatttgccTGTCCGCACTGGATTCTCCTATGCAAGAACCCCTCTTGCTCTTCAGAGAAGCGACTTCAAACAAGTTTCGCATGCTGAGCAATTTCTTCGAAAG TGGCTAATGGATCACCAAGAATTCCTCGCAAGTCCAATTTACATTGCTGGTGACAGGACCTgctgtcattttattttcttgtatcaACACGAAACGCCAAGAAACAGCTATGAGGCATTTAACTTATA TTGCAGGGATACATATATACTTGGGAACCCTATTACTGATCCTACTTTTGATTTTAACTCAAGGATTCCATTTGCTCATGGAATGGGACTCATTTCTGATGAACTCCATGAG TCACTGAAGAAAAGTTGTGCAGGAGAGTATCAAACGATAAAACCGAGCAATGCAGAGTGTTTGAAAAATGTAGGGGCTTTTGATAAG TGCATTTCAGATATTGAAGATTCACATATTTTGGAACGCAAGT ataatGACCCACTTAGCTTCAACAAAGCTATCACAGAAGAGAAGATAGAAGCAATGAATGAAGAAATACAtgccattgagaagaatgatacctggaagctgaCTCATCcaccagaaaacaagaaagcaataggtgtcaaaaGGGTCTACAAGACGAAAGCCAAATTAGTGGATAAAGGCTACAAGCAAAGAGAAG GACATGTTCTCGTTACATACTGGGCAAATGACGATAATGTCCGCAAAGCACTCCATGTGCGAGAG GGAAGTATAGAGGAGTGGAAACGATGCAATTATAAATTACCTTATACTTATGAAATTAAGAGCAGCATCAAGTATCATATAGACCTTGGGATAAAAGGTTACCGCAGATTAATCTAcag TGGCGATCATGACATGGAAGCACCATTCTTGGGAACTCAAGCATGGATAAGATCTTTAAACTACTCTATTGTCGATGACTGGCAGCCATGGCACTATCAAGGTCAAGTTGCAGG ATACACGAGGACTTACTCTAGTCAATTGACATTTGCGACTGTGAAG GGTGGAGGGCACACTGCTCCCGCGTACAGGCCTGCAGAATGTTTTGCCATGTTTAGAAGGTGGATAATTCAAGAACATTTGTAA